In the Ornithodoros turicata isolate Travis chromosome 5, ASM3712646v1, whole genome shotgun sequence genome, CGAGGGACAacagcacgttcaccgtcaacGCTGCCTAATCTGTCGGATGGAAGGATGCCGTGGAACGACGCAGATTTCGGCCTTGTTCGTTTTGCGTTGATGGTGCCACCTGTATGGGTTTGTCATGTTACTGAAGTACCATATCAAAATTGCAAAGCTAAAACAGTAATTGTAGCTAATACCAGTAATTGTAGCTAATACCAGTAGCATGTACCAGTTACGTACTTTTCCGGTCTCTTTGTCCACCTTCTCTCGAGTCATCAGTTTTGCTGCCAGATACGGAAGAGAATCTCACGCCTGCAACTCCTGTGCTGGTGTAGTTTGCATATGTGCTCTCGGTGTCACGATATTGTTCACGAAGTGGCTCAGTCCATCTGGCGGTGTTGCCGTCGGTAGGAGAAGACGTCGTTTCCTCCACAGGTACGATATTTCCAATCGCGCCTTCGCGCGTGTGGTGTTGAGAGGGTGTCACTTCGGGTGTCATCTGTTGTACTCCTGTTGCGTTCTTGAGAACATTTTTCCTGTATTCATTTAGGAGCAATTTGGGAATCGGAGGGACCCAGCTCATTGGTTTAGTGTCTTGATCTCGATGTTCTTCAGATGGTCGTCGCTTTCTCGGGCTAAATGGAAATCGGGTATCAACAGAACGACGAGGTTTTCTGCAATCGTTAGACCCTATATTAGATTCTGATGAATTGACGACAGTAACTTGGGATAGGAACTTTGCCATTTCTTTCTCTTCTAAGTGAACATGACCGCCTTGATCCAAACTATCTTCCGTCGTCTCAGTCGTCGCCATTGCAGCCGTGGTGGTATCCTCCGACGACGAAGTCTCACTCCCAGGGCCGTCACCATCAGGTCCATGAATAGGCATCGAGTCTATGCCGACCTCTGGGAAGCTTAATTCCGTGTAGAACCTTCTCGTTGATATAGACGATGTCTCTTGCGTAACCGTGTTGTCAGCTGTCGTAGCCGTGGTCGTCGTTTGTCCGGGTGAGTCTTTCGAAGATGAAGAAGTTTGCCGAGTTCCTGATGACGGCTGCAGGTCGAATCCATCCGCTGTGTTAGCTTCACCGCTCGACCGCGCAGTTGTAAATTCATACTCTGGTTTAATAGAGTTCGTTGATGGTGATTCTGGTGTTTTTCGTGTCGAAGTACCAGAGTTTTCCCTACTCGTCTTTGTCAATGGCTCATGGGTGAGTGCTGGCAAGTTTTCGTGTTCGAAAGGCACCGGAGGAGCCGTTGTGCTCTGGATCGACGGCACCCCATGTGTTGCGAGCTGAAGAACATGGGCGTACTCTTCTTCCAAAATTTCCTTTAGGATATTTTTCAAGTCGCCTCTTCGTAGGCGCGAAAGTGGCTGACTGAATGCTTCCAGATCAGTTTTAGGCGCGGTGGAATTTCCTTTGGGATTAATATCAACTTTGGAAACGTCACTGGTACTGAGGACGTCCTCGTTCAAAAGCACGTCTTGCATCAAGTCGTAACCGCACACAGCCTCCTGCGTAGCTTTTGCTTCCGGGAACTTCCTGTTGTCTTCTACAGCTATGGCTCGGTTTGGTCCTACGACTCTGTTTAAGCACTGGATGATGTCGTTCTCGGTGATTGTCAACTTGACCTCTTCGCATGCCTTTTGAGGTGGAGGTAACTTAGGTGTAGCGTCATTTAGTATCGCGGACGATGCGACTGTTTGGAGGTTCTTCTCAACGATCTCTTCAACTTTGTTGCATGCCATATCTTGTCTTGGTGCATTTAACAGAAACAGCGCAGGAGATTGAATATCTGACGGTGGGCTACTTGAGGTGGGATCTACGTATGCGGCACCAGTGCCTGTTCTAATTTCTGTTACATGGAAGGAATGCGCATATTCTTTCACTTCACTCGAAGGCCCCGAAGAGCACAGAATAGTGCTTTCTTCAACGGGGGTTCTGTCACAAGCGTCCACTTTCTGCAGCGCGGCTTTGCGACCCCAACCATGAATGGACGTACGGGACCTATTGAGAAGCCTCGTCATCGACGCATTAGGCATGTCTGACCCTAGTTCCAGTCGTGACAACGAAAATGAGCTATCTTGTGTGCGATCTTGtaaatctgctttctttcttgAATAAGGAGGTAGAAGAATTGacttgttccttttctttttggttACAGTTCTCAGGTTCAGTAGTGGTGTTTCTTCTTCGACTTCCAGACCTGCGACCTCGTCTTCTATCGGGGATAAAACGATTTTAGGTGGCATCTTAAGAAGTTTCTTCGGTATAGTGCAAAGCGAGGTTTCTTCCCTGACTTGCAAGGCATTGTCAGAGTCAATGTAGTGTACCCTTGGGTGTACCGTTTTTGTGAATCCACCAACACCTGGCTGTGTTCTATCAACTTCCCCATTGTTTTGCAAGGAATCGTTTATCGAGGGACAATCTGCAGTAGCTACCGTCGGAACCTTGCCTGCAAGGTACGCCTTCAGACTATCCCTAGGACGATTGTGAAGGTCCACATCACTCGAAATCGGCTCCAGAACCAGTTTTGCCGAATCTGATATCGGCAGGGTCGTCGTCGGAATGAACTTACGTTGTCTCATAAAACGATTGGGGTCGGAACAAGAGTGAAATGATTCGGTCGTCGCATTATCTTGTCGTTCGTCTCTAAGAAGGTAACATCTTTTTGGAAGAGGATCGGGTGTCTGTGTAACAGGAAAAGCATCGATGGTTGCAGGGGTGCTTTGACGAGTCTGCAAGCGAGGAACGCCGTAGACTGGAGGCCCCGGAAAATTTCTACCGACCCGATGTTCGGAGAACGTATCGCTTATTCGAATTCGCTTACGTGGATCCTTCGAGACAGAGTGTGGAGTTAGAATTCGACATAGGGTGGACACATCCGCGTACGTTTTGCCTTTCGCTTCGCCGCACCCTTTATCGAGAGAAGGAAGCAGCTCCACGGTTTTATTTCTTGGACTAGCGCTGGACGACCGACAGGAATCTCCGAAAGACACTTGGTCAACGCTGGGGGCTTCCTGCGCCGCCATAGTGTGTAGCTTCTGGCGTAGCTTGAGGAGAGTTCGAGAATACACGGCTCGGACTGTATCAGAAAACGTGCCCGCGTCAACTTCTACTCTGCATTCGTCTCCTTCGATTCTGCGGAGCCCAGCTGGGCTGCTTTGCGGGTTCGAGAGCTGGTCTATAACTATCCTCATAATGTGTTCTAGGTCCGTGTTCAAGTTGAAATCTCGCCTTTTCTCGTCGTCTCCGTGCTTTGTCGATGGTGGGTCCGCATTCACTTCGGCGTGTTCAATATGCGGCACAACAACATCGCCAGCTTGCCGTTGAGAATCCATAGATGTCGCCATGTTTGGAGTGGTAACTGGGGAGGTCTGTTGCAATGGTTCGACTGATTTCTCAGAAATCTTCGCCCTGTGTGATGTTGTCACTCTAAGTGAAGTATTTGCTGTTGTTGGAGACGTTTCTTGAGAAAGCAGTCGCGTTGCTCTGCGAAGGTCAGATTCCAACGAAGCTATGTCCTCAAAGTCCAACGGTTCGTATGGCACGTGGACGTCGACCACAACTGTGCTCTCATGGGAGGTTCCGGTAGGCCTGGTAGGCCGGATTTCGATTAGACTTTGCATCTGCGGAGAGAGCACGGGCTTTCGAAGTACCATATCTTGTATCTTATCTTTGCAGTCATTGAAGATGCGCTTGATTCCTTTGCTTAACAGGACCATCGGAGGATCATCCGTGTGGCGTTGCCTCCGATAACTACCATGTGGCTCTTCGTCGCTATCTTGGTGTCGACCTTCTTTGCCAATTATGATCCTGGAACAAATTGTGAGGGTTGTGGAAACctacgttcccacaacctcggggcgtcagcccgtccgttccg is a window encoding:
- the LOC135394857 gene encoding uncharacterized protein LOC135394857 isoform X1 produces the protein MVLLSKGIKRIFNDCKDKIQDMVLRKPVLSPQMQSLIEIRPTRPTGTSHESTVVVDVHVPYEPLDFEDIASLESDLRRATRLLSQETSPTTANTSLRVTTSHRAKISEKSVEPLQQTSPVTTPNMATSMDSQRQAGDVVVPHIEHAEVNADPPSTKHGDDEKRRDFNLNTDLEHIMRIVIDQLSNPQSSPAGLRRIEGDECRVEVDAGTFSDTVRAVYSRTLLKLRQKLHTMAAQEAPSVDQVSFGDSCRSSSASPRNKTVELLPSLDKGCGEAKGKTYADVSTLCRILTPHSVSKDPRKRIRISDTFSEHRVGRNFPGPPVYGVPRLQTRQSTPATIDAFPVTQTPDPLPKRCYLLRDERQDNATTESFHSCSDPNRFMRQRKFIPTTTLPISDSAKLVLEPISSDVDLHNRPRDSLKAYLAGKVPTVATADCPSINDSLQNNGEVDRTQPGVGGFTKTVHPRVHYIDSDNALQVREETSLCTIPKKLLKMPPKIVLSPIEDEVAGLEVEEETPLLNLRTVTKKKRNKSILLPPYSRKKADLQDRTQDSSFSLSRLELGSDMPNASMTRLLNRSRTSIHGWGRKAALQKVDACDRTPVEESTILCSSGPSSEVKEYAHSFHVTEIRTGTGAAYVDPTSSSPPSDIQSPALFLLNAPRQDMACNKVEEIVEKNLQTVASSAILNDATPKLPPPQKACEEVKLTITENDIIQCLNRVVGPNRAIAVEDNRKFPEAKATQEAVCGYDLMQDVLLNEDVLSTSDVSKVDINPKGNSTAPKTDLEAFSQPLSRLRRGDLKNILKEILEEEYAHVLQLATHGVPSIQSTTAPPVPFEHENLPALTHEPLTKTSRENSGTSTRKTPESPSTNSIKPEYEFTTARSSGEANTADGFDLQPSSGTRQTSSSSKDSPGQTTTTATTADNTVTQETSSISTRRFYTELSFPEVGIDSMPIHGPDGDGPGSETSSSEDTTTAAMATTETTEDSLDQGGHVHLEEKEMAKFLSQVTVVNSSESNIGSNDCRKPRRSVDTRFPFSPRKRRPSEEHRDQDTKPMSWVPPIPKLLLNEYRKNVLKNATGVQQMTPEVTPSQHHTREGAIGNIVPVEETTSSPTDGNTARWTEPLREQYRDTESTYANYTSTGVAGVRFSSVSGSKTDDSREGGQRDRKSGTINAKRTRPKSASFHGILPSDRLGSVDGERAVVPRSKSYTEYWLKTVSLYKEVSTCQISPSTDSSGDIMETESMAHVLHGLHDTRQGATLEEIDLENFIRENQMNPLLKTFLYMHKTAYQTSVTRDTPKSTTYVSYDLQGTPISSNFPQPYEPNEIIPKTDSPTSLEIKPPNIETDRKKSFNLQPSVDYRIIPAPPQCDSTSEATIILECDRGGRFYDAERQSEIFSPNTATTIAEQASFEDSSSSGPPKSLKKTLRKTLRKTAPYRTPFPLCSSSRSSAVAPISLRMLRRTNSTEYMTPSMTQGRSRIGNSVEEEKPLKKCVSALSYLEKNRLWKPDSLPFQRWLNAARRASLRPGDGGTVLDESGRQSSQDMITSSESSEEEEMHSLASTTMQSYTNEEGTEDEEIF
- the LOC135394857 gene encoding uncharacterized protein LOC135394857 isoform X2 codes for the protein MVLLSKGIKRIFNDCKDKIQDMVLRKPVLSPQMQSLIEIRPTRPTGTSHESTVVVDVHVPYEPLDFEDIASLESDLRRATRLLSQETSPTTANTSLRVTTSHRAKISEKSVEPLQQTSPVTTPNMATSMDSQRQAGDVVVPHIEHAEVNADPPSTKHGDDEKRRDFNLNTDLEHIMRIVIDQLSNPQSSPAGLRRIEGDECRVEVDAGTFSDTVRAVYSRTLLKLRQKLHTMAAQEAPSVDQVSFGDSCRSSSASPRNKTVELLPSLDKGCGEAKGKTYADVSTLCRILTPHSVSKDPRKRIRISDTFSEHRVGRNFPGPPVYGVPRLQTRQSTPATIDAFPVTQTPDPLPKRCYLLRDERQDNATTESFHSCSDPNRFMRQRKFIPTTTLPISDSAKLVLEPISSDVDLHNRPRDSLKAYLAGKVPTVATADCPSINDSLQNNGEVDRTQPGVGGFTKTVHPRVHYIDSDNALQVREETSLCTIPKKLLKMPPKIVLSPIEDEVAGLEVEEETPLLNLRTVTKKKRNKSILLPPYSRKKADLQDRTQDSSFSLSRLELGSDMPNASMTRLLNRSRTSIHGWGRKAALQKVDACDRTPVEESTILCSSGPSSEVKEYAHSFHVTEIRTGTGAAYVDPTSSSPPSDIQSPALFLLNAPRQDMACNKVEEIVEKNLQTVASSAILNDATPKLPPPQKACEEVKLTITENDIIQCLNRVVGPNRAIAVEDNRKFPEAKATQEAVCGYDLMQDVLLNEDVLSTSDVSKVDINPKGNSTAPKTDLEAFSQPLSRLRRGDLKNILKEILEEEYAHVLQLATHGVPSIQSTTAPPVPFEHENLPALTHEPLTKTSRENSGTSTRKTPESPSTNSIKPEYEFTTARSSGEANTADGFDLQPSSGTRQTSSSSKDSPGQTTTTATTADNTVTQETSSISTRRFYTELSFPEVGIDSMPIHGPDGDGPGSETSSSEDTTTAAMATTETTEDSLDQGGHVHLEEKEMAKFLSQVTVVNSSESNIGSNDCRKPRRSVDTRFPFSPRKRRPSEEHRDQDTKPMSWVPPIPKLLLNEYRKNVLKNATGVQQMTPEVTPSQHHTREGAIGNIVPVEETTSSPTDGNTARWTEPLREQYRDTESTYANYTSTGVAGVRFSSVSGSKTDDSREGGQRDRKSGTINAKRTRPKSASFHGILPSDRLGSVDGERAVVPRSKSYTEYWLKTVSLYKEVSTCQISPSTDSSGDIMETESMAHVLHGLHDTRQGATLEEIDLENFIRENQMNPLLKTFLYMHKTAYQTSVTRDTPKSTTYVSYDLQAQRRLPHYSRSSTVRQYVGGNNHSRVRPGRALL